In one window of Candidatus Angelobacter sp. DNA:
- a CDS encoding helix-turn-helix transcriptional regulator, with protein sequence MAIIINIDVMLAKRKMSVTELAEKVGITMANISVLKNGKAKAIRVSTLEAICKALECQPGDILEYKKN encoded by the coding sequence ATGGCCATCATTATTAACATCGATGTCATGTTGGCCAAACGGAAAATGAGCGTTACTGAGCTTGCCGAGAAGGTCGGCATCACCATGGCCAATATTTCCGTGTTGAAAAACGGAAAGGCCAAAGCAATTCGCGTATCAACGTTGGAGGCGATTTGCAAAGCGTTGGAGTGTCAGCCAGGAGATATTTTGGAATACAAGAAGAACTGA
- a CDS encoding DUF2975 domain-containing protein, translating to MKRSSTIFLQVVIVLIGIVALVIMIRFPLTEGRAANLDLYHIYADPFLAYGYLSSISFFVALYQAFKLLGYIGQNKVFSLDSVKALRNIKYCAILLSILIVMAGIYIRIFHAEGDDPAGFLAMCIVTTFVSIVIATAAAVFERTLQSAVDIKSENDLTV from the coding sequence ATGAAAAGAAGCTCAACAATATTTCTTCAGGTAGTCATTGTGCTAATCGGTATCGTGGCTCTGGTCATCATGATCCGATTCCCCTTGACCGAGGGGAGAGCCGCAAACTTAGACCTGTATCATATTTACGCTGATCCGTTCCTGGCGTATGGGTACCTATCGTCCATTTCATTTTTTGTTGCCCTGTATCAGGCGTTCAAATTGCTCGGATACATCGGACAAAACAAAGTATTCTCACTAGACTCTGTGAAGGCTTTAAGGAATATAAAATATTGCGCGATCTTATTGAGCATTTTGATTGTGATGGCAGGAATATACATAAGGATATTCCATGCTGAAGGTGACGACCCGGCGGGTTTTCTCGCCATGTGTATTGTGACCACTTTTGTTTCTATCGTCATCGCTACTGCCGCGGCCGTGTTTGAAAGAACCTTACAAAGTGCCGTCGATATAAAGTCCGAGAACGACCTAACCGTTTAA
- a CDS encoding helix-turn-helix transcriptional regulator: MSKTIFSVGQERLQKLLREAREAEGLTQSDIAKRLKKPQSYVSKYETGERRLDLIELREVCQALGTSLVRFIERFERSVSD, translated from the coding sequence GTGTCAAAGACCATTTTCAGCGTCGGGCAGGAACGGCTGCAAAAGCTGCTGCGGGAAGCTCGCGAAGCCGAAGGGCTGACCCAGTCAGACATCGCCAAGCGACTCAAAAAGCCTCAGTCGTACGTCAGCAAATATGAAACAGGCGAAAGGCGGTTGGATCTGATTGAGCTCCGCGAGGTCTGCCAAGCACTCGGCACTTCCTTGGTGAGATTTATTGAGCGTTTTGAAAGATCGGTCTCCGATTAA
- a CDS encoding response regulator: MAEFNTVLLAEDNENDIELTLTALAENNLANEVVVVRDGAEALDYLHRRGAHESRAGGDPAVVLLDLKMPKVDGLQVLREIKSNENLKSIPIVMLTSSKEESDLVESYRLGANAYVVKPVAFEQFVKVVKQVGAFWAVVNEPPPKARQNPR, encoded by the coding sequence ATGGCTGAATTCAATACCGTTCTGTTGGCGGAAGACAACGAAAACGACATCGAGCTTACTTTGACGGCGCTGGCGGAGAATAATCTGGCCAATGAGGTGGTCGTCGTGCGGGACGGAGCCGAGGCGCTGGATTATCTCCACCGACGCGGGGCGCATGAATCCCGCGCAGGTGGTGATCCTGCCGTCGTTTTACTGGACCTGAAGATGCCCAAGGTGGACGGGTTGCAGGTGCTGCGGGAGATTAAATCCAATGAAAACCTCAAATCGATTCCCATTGTCATGCTCACCTCCTCGAAGGAAGAGTCCGACCTGGTCGAAAGTTACAGATTGGGCGCCAATGCCTATGTGGTGAAACCGGTTGCTTTTGAACAGTTCGTCAAGGTGGTAAAGCAGGTGGGTGCTTTTTGGGCGGTGGTTAACGAGCCGCCTCCAAAAGCCCGTCAGAATCCGCGCTGA